The Lolium rigidum isolate FL_2022 chromosome 1, APGP_CSIRO_Lrig_0.1, whole genome shotgun sequence region ctctatgtggtatgtcatcttcatgagaaattcaaattccaatgtccattaatatctctagttggatcttattgcctcttgtgaaaataaattccttatcacattatgggggagtaataagctttgtgcatattacaagcctagaaaatgtgaacatttgaggttgtgtcacatagaattgatacagtaaattatctctctcctatgtggcatgtttgctcaaacaagctccaatttgcttaaatggcttcattgctaatatctttgtggatcttatttgtgaaagttcttcttggcatggtttttcacaacgtgtccctcaatacctttttggaaaaccatgtgcttcaagtcatactattaattgctttgcatgttggtatgaatactattaattgttttgcatgttggtatgaatactattaattgctttgcatgttggtatgaatactattaattgccttgcatgttggtatgactaaatgaagctatcaagaaactatctttgcatgatggttaactcttatcttttaccatatgctttgttcgttgtggccatgatcttatgtatacttacaaactaccaccgggaaatatttcctaatacctcttgtcctaggacaattggtaatcaattatgaggtagatatttattgatcatatctacattggctcttgtatttattttgccttatttattgccatgaatttgttgtgctttgactcccacgtgtcttccttgcatcttatggatctaagttgtctattcaaactttcttagcattgttagaagatataggtagcgtgatgatcctagttttgtgcattttgtattcatataaaaaatccttgataatgcaccaaacttggggagctcttctatattattagaatgcttaacatctcttgatctttatcaaaaattgggttttgggagacataaaattttctttttggtactttgtgccatcataaaaaatgtcgagggtttggtttatttgttggaaccttgctctcttgggagttggttatctcattcctttgtgcttaggtttaattagcttcttataatgagataagtctttggagtcaatcttgtgttgatttgattctttgatataatttggacaaccattgtctcttggtttatttagTGTTttttccaaattgtatcttcctttggttcttgaaagtattgtgcatgcatatttaatatatgtatatcttatggcatgtgtcactttctttgatccaatatatagggtaaactccatcaaatcctaatttgactaagatgtgcatgaaattcaatttcatatctatatgcacatagaattttggagtttgtcctatatgttgtagtgtgtctaactacttcggacccaattagtttggggaccattttgtacttacctttgtgttaggtacaatggatatgcattgaatgcttgtctcactcttggaaagaagtggcgactcaatggtaacgtgaggcaagataggatgatcaacgaacacatatctactacatccacaccaatgctatcttggtaacaagtatcttctcatgcatacttttgttgtatccaaccttatggtttcatcttggcatgaatctattgatttgcaaatgttgtgcttcttgcaaaagtcttaatgaaacctctttattgtgaatgagagtaatttgagatgagtgcatttgttgggaagtattttaaatcatgctcatgattcatccaccccaactatgcctatctagcaattttgttgcatatcaattcctcaaggctctcacatgtgcaatatagatgaaagtgcaaatttagttacttcttttggtatccccgtttgtgatacttgttgcctttctcaaatgcatcccaactatcttctatcccttgttgatatttgtgatgtattttagttgtttgtggttgaagttcatgaatgtacaataagataaaattgagcctttggccatgctattaagcaaaaattcttattggtatattgcatgacttcgtcttggatatcatactatttttcttgtgtatctattttatgtgtgcatgtttctttgtggataaatatctttgtgatattgctcacttagagaaacttatacacataagagatgatacatctccttttgatatcttatttatttattgcatgttgattggtcatgctaagcaatataattcattgaagactatgatgatgctttttgctcatccttgcaatagtcttataatatgctttatcatgtctttcacatatcctcttggttgagccttttattatggtgcctcctacttgttgctcaaccatttgtttgttgcaagtgttaagcttaattttctatctatgatctattgcaaatgtttgtgttttaaatggtaatgagggagtaaggattccatgttatgcatattgtattcaaatgcaacattttaatttatgcatgtaccttggggagcttcctcattctatttaaggcactattttgtggtgatcattagagtttgattcacttggtatcttttgttttgaatgatattatgggagtgatgattccatgtttgtgcactttatcctccaatgcaaattgtcttgttttgtgcacaaaccttggggagtttCCTCATATtagttagagcaatcttcttgatcttatcataatatctttctttcttttggtatcttctttgtggttcatttggttgcttgcttcatttgttgaagcttcttgacgttgttatctttttgcaatctttgatcctatctatggtgtgactccttccgaatattcgtaattggatatgtgcatttgattccactcaaattatgagaaatgcacacgctatggaggatctctcactatattggccttctaaatttttcacccatttcggcaattggtgccaatgggggagaagtttggagggtttaagggaatttggttatgtctttgctttgtgcttaagcatgtgcctttattgcatttcatcttgttgctttgcatagttgaatatttagaggaaactccagtaggctttgaatgccaatatatgcaatgaaagtcaagatcattcacacatgcatatattatgggggagtttgctctatatattcaacttatttgttacttaaattccttatataaaccctctcaaagagattgtcatcaattaccaaaatgggggagattgaaagtgcatggagcccccatgtgtggttttggtaattaatgacaatccctatggactaatgtttgcattgagttatatttgtaggagttgtccataggcaattcttgaaccatatgttggcttcaaggttgcaataagaagaatttgatgaaggatatcaagtgtcaagtatgtcttgaagatgaagatgaagtgagccctcaagttacttcaagacatcaacatgtttgtattaggttccaataagaagaaattgatgaagtatatcaagtgtcaagtatgtcttgaagatgaagattaaGTGAGCCCtagagttacttcaagacatcaacatgatgaagaatgaagaaatgaagtgcaagttcaagatgagccatctcgaagaggtcctttgcttgagtcttgccatccatatggtgatcatggatatgtgaagatgcgccgaagaagaagctatcccatggtggattatgggggagcaatccacatggtggtcatggttatgtgaagatgcgccgaagaagaagctctcccatggtggattatgggggagcaatccacaagacttcgtcaagcaaacacaagcaagaaaggcgttccatcttgttgaggtcaagatcgtcgtcatcgagctcaagtggaatgcgaaagtataaggtttgctcttgatagggtttctttctcaccggtctcatagtgtagttggagaccggtttatagtttagttgccgtactatcaagagggctctcgagtgagtaactcgatcgtatcgttcggagagagctcaaacatttgcatccttgcatcatctttcttggttgttatttggaccttatccatgtgatgttttagagcttgtgcttattctcatgacaagctctagttcatcgaaaatggatttcgcatagatcacttgttgcgttttcgagtttggttcatcatctttcttggttttatttggatcttatccatgtgatgttttagagcttgtgcttattctcatgacaagctctagttcattgagaatggtttttgcatgggcaacttgttgcattttcaagattggatgttttaccggtatgtcttttttagataggtcaaacctttcatcatttgtttctatcctcccttgttggactatgatggtttcctgcatgatcttgtagagcttgttcctagcttcaaaacaagcccaagatcatcaaaatcggagtccggatgctaaagttatgcccgttttagttttggtgattctgcagttttctgggggggcggataatccggcccgaaggACAAAACATGGACAATATccagccaaatatccggcccgagccaAGGGCGATTttcgggggccggattatccggcccgggggcggattttccggcctgggaggtcccaaacggtcatatttcgttgggagggggtatataagacccccttcttcctccttgggctggttggttcactctctctctctctctcccctccattgttgtccttcaaagcttgccctagttcttgattcctcccatgattcttgcatattcttgagggaaaagagagaggagatctagatctacatcttcaccaatcaaatccctctctttgtgaggggaacccactagatcttgatcttggaggattttgtgttctcctctttgttcttcttctcttattcccccaatagcttttgtaactttgttggaatttgagagagaaggatttgagcatctttgtggtgttcttgccattgcatttggtgcatcggtttgagttctccacggtgattcgtggtggcgaaagcaagaaggttgttactcttgggttcttggaaccctagacggattctacgcctttgtggcgatttgttgggagcctccaattaagttgtggatgtgtgccccaatctttgtgtaaggcccggtttccgcctcgaaggaaatcccttagtggaaccgtgacctaggcctttgtggcgagggtcaccggagatttaggtgaggcgccttcgtggcgttcggtttgtggtgtgagtaccgcatcttggggtgaggcctttgtggcgttggtgtgcatcgagcaaccacacctcaaggtgagcctcttgtggcgttcgggagcactaagcaaccgcacctctccaccggagattagcactcgcaagagtgtgaactccgggataaatcatcgtctcccgcgtgcctcggttatctctatacccgagctctttacttatgcactttaccttgtgatagccatcgtgcttgaagttatatatcttgctatcacatagttgcttgtattgcttagcataagtttgtatatcttgctatcacatagttgcttgtattgcttagaataagttgttggtgcacataggtgaacaatagtatataggctttgggcttgacaaagtaaacgctagttttattccgcatttgttaagcccagctcgtaaaagttttaaatcgcctattcccccccccccccccctctaggcgacatccgtgtcctttcaccgacatggagaagatggacccatTGGCGAGGCGTGGCACAAGATTTATCGCGggcgcatcggccaagaggtgttggcggcgcgagctgcgttGGTGTCCATGAATCCCCTGGCACCGTTGACGTTCATGACTCCGCCGGCACCGTCaacgttcatgcctcccccgcaccgtcgacgttcatgcctccTCCGACGACCGTGGATCCGGTTGCAGCGATGGAGCTGCCGCCGGGCTCGTCGACGATGAGGacgtcgtcgaggttgagccgcccATGACCCCGTTCATCTGATCATTTGGCCTGGAAGCCGAAGTTGTTTTTTGCAGTCGGACTATGACGGCGATTCGGTGGCCaacccaaacttcatattcgaaaaccATTCGAAAACCTATTTGAATTTGGTGACCGTGTGTTGGTCCAAACTTTGTATTCGAAAACCTATTTGAATTTCTATGTTTTTGTTTGAGTTTTTAATTTAAATAAATATCGGGGCTGCCGTATGAAGTGCGCCGGTGTGGGAGGGAGCAactcccccaaatggaggatgatgTGCCAGCGCAGTGCCCCCCATACAACAGggccgacgcccctgccggccATTATTTGgaacgcgccggtggagatgctctcagtagGACAACCGAACAACCGAGTTTTCAGCAGTTGGGTTTGAGCCTGGCCCGTCGATTGCTGGAGTCAGATTTCAAGCATCACATATGATTGTCATTGCAGCAGTCACCAACAGAATGAATGGAGAACTAAATGACTAAAAGCAGCTCGCAGATGGTTACATCTTACACTGACAGCAGATCAATCAACGGCGAGAAGGGAACGATTAGTCACTTCAATCACCAACTGGTTGCAGTCCAGTCCACCTAACCTGTTCCATGATTGGCTTCATGCTGATGCTGGAGCTGGTGCATGAGCACAAGCATTAGCTAGCAGCACCACTGTGGATAGCTAGCTACGAAGGTATGCCCTAAGCAGTCAAGCACACAGCACATACTGAATCGGTATATTTGTTGTGCTCTGTATGCACATTAGGACTAAACCGCATGATCCATCCATGTACAACCATCCAAGGTGACAGAACACTTGCACCCAGTTAGCAAGCTGACGCGACCCAAAAAACAAAAGAATACACAGCAACTGATGTGCAGCAAAGAAAAAGGTAAACTACTGGTAGATTAGGCCATAACTTTGGCTTAGTCAGAGACCTCCTATATTTCATATCCCGGAGTTTTAGTTCTCTCATAACTTCCTATCTTGCACATTCCTGCACTTggcgatggtgatggtgatggtgatggtgacggGAGGAGCACGATGTGTTCTGGGTTTTCACCTCTCGGGAGGAATTGCAGCACCTGACGTGCCTTTCTGGGTGGATATGGCTGAAGCAAGGGCGATAGGCATCAGGCAGAGGCCCTTGTTCTGAAGGTACTGCATTGCTTTGGTGATGCTTGTTTCCATCAGCTTTATAACTTCCTGCTCAAATACCAAGCTCTCTTCTGGGTCTGCTATGTCCAGTAGAGGAGAATTGCTACGGCCCTGGGAAAGCATGACAGTGTAATAATTGAGCACATGTGCATTCTAGAGAAAAGCAAATACTTCCACTAAGTACTAATTCATCAGCGTGCATACTAGTAAGTTGGATTTGTCTACACAGAACTAAAGAGAGATATGGAGTGCAATATAAATTGCAACTACAGTGCAAGTGGAGGTATAAGATTCCTACAACAAGCCATCATGTCATAGCTGTGATTTGACGCATCAGAATTAGATGTGTTGATATGCTACCGaaggagaaaaaaaaaataaCACGACGAGGAACCAAGAAGAGAACAGTTTCAGATAGTTATTATTTCGGTCTAATCATAATCTCCATAATTTTTGACGAAAAACTGAGAATCGCCATAGAAGTAATGATCTCAACATTGGAGGTGCAAAAAGTATGTCATTGTCTATCCTATGTTCTTGACGCCAGGAGTCACAACAATAAACTATTAACTTTATGCAAATAAGTCTGGTACCTCAGTTTGAGAATCCGCGAGGAGGGGAAGAACTGCCCCAGGAGCTCCTAGCCTACTCATACTCAAAACCTGTAATGAAGAGACTCGATTCGTTTCATAAGAAAAGAAAATGAGTCAAAATAACAATAATCAGGGAAAGTTACAACTTATAAACTTGTTTGTGGCAGTACCTTCACTTGAAGCTGAAGAAATTTCACATAATCTATTATTTCATCGAGCATTGATGACTTATCAGCCTGTTCACATCAAAAGATGGCTATCAGTTAGGAATTTCATTTTTATACTATTTCGTTCTAGAGCTGGCTAAGAAACTCAGGAAACATAAAGTAATTAAATTTTGACGATTTTCTAAAATCAGCCATTGGTAGGTGACACACAGCTTTTGTTGCCTCAACTTGGTTGCTAGTCCACCATAACATATGCAAATTTCACATGAGTTTGTGTGTATGACATGAGCATGGTGCATTGCTGGTGCTACTAGAAAACTATAATGCCGTACAAGTACGGAACTAGCCAAACAAAGGCCACTCTAGTTTGGCAAAGTTTGGTTATAAACTGTAAATCCTTGGAAGTTTAAGCACATCCAAGAACTGAGCCAGTGACATCATATGTGATCCTTAGCTGATAACTATTTGGGACCAATGTTAGTTGCACTCTTCAAATCCTAAGATCAAAATAATTGCTTGCTTCAGTGACCCAATTTAAGACAATATTTCAGTGCATATGTTCCCCTCAAATGTTATTGCTTATTACCATATCTGTCTCGTCTGGTTTCATTATATACAAGTAATATATATTAAGAGCTTCCGGCGTTTTATTAAACATACTTTGATTGACAACTAATTCAAGATTTATGAATTGTGATGGTGATAGCAACTTCATGTTGAATAGTGGAGACGAATTTTTTGCACGTTTTATAATTGTAATATACACAAATAATACCTTATTGGAGTTCGGTACAAGATCTTGGAGATTTTTCATCCTCTCTGAAATTTTCTCTCTGCGAAGCTGCAGGGTAAGGAAAATTTTAGTCAAGATTATCCTAGGGCATGAACACGCACATACACAGACAAAAAAATCCAATTCAAATAAATTCTGCAACGTGTTTCCTTGACTAATGTGCATTTCTTCAAAGACTCACCCGTTCAGCAATACTATGAGGGTCAGTTGCCTGTCCACGGCGAGCCCTTGCACGTGGCTTCGCGCTGGCACTATTTCCATGAGCTGAATTTGCTTGGTGTTGCGCATCAGAAGAACGGCTGAGAGGGACAGGGTACTCACTTTTATTGTTATGGACCATCGATGTTATCTGAACATTTGCAAACAGAGTCCAACTCAGTTAGATATGAATCCAAAGAAAGAGAATAAGACAGACACTTAATATGATAACAAATGTTAAAGAAAACCTTTGAAGGAATCAGTGCTCCTTGTGGTTCAGTAACAGCCATCGGACTACCAGAAACGAAAGACGGGGGATGAATATTGCACATTGCATATTGCTCCTGCAATATGAATAATGGAAGTTACTTCACCTCAGTTTCGAGTGAACAATAAGTTGCAGTCTTGCAGTTACAGTCTTATAGAAATTCTTGTTTAGTGTCAGAGTTCTAAAATCAAAACCTGTTGTTCAGCCTTCAAACCACCAGTAGCTAGATGTGATTGCTGGGCCATAGCCAAAGATGAGATGCTACCACTGGTGAATCCTTTGCTATCCTGCATTACCACAAGAAGGAACAGTTCATTAAGTGACACAGATACAGTATCACCAATATGGTTATAGTTATATCTTTGTCATGAGCATTACATGTAGTGATGCCATGGTAGCCTTATCAGATACTGGAAGGTTCCCATTTGAATAGCCTGTATTGAACATAGCAGCATTTTGTGCCCCTTGATAACTGAAAGCTTCTAGGTTTGCTGGTTCCATGTAGGAAGAAACATTTTGGTATGTGGAACACAGAGTTGAGGCTGAAGAAACAGGTTGTACATCAGCAAGAAAAGCTGAAATTTCACTCTCATTGCTTTCAATTGAGCTGGACAAGGCATGAGGTAGTTCAAGAAGGCCAGGGGTATCCAACTGCGGGTCAAATGGTCCAGGTGTTGGATTGCACTGAAGAATCCCTGGAGGGATTAAATTACTTTGCAGACTGCCATTGTTCTGATGTTGTTGAAGCTCCACGAGGCTGTTCGGAGGTTTATCCTCTGACAGATTCTCGCCAGGTAACAGATCAGTCTGGGTGCTGTACTGCAAACATCCATTAGTAAATATAGTAGTGTTCTTGTCCTGCTCATCAAACTTTAAATTGTGATCTGATCTAGCTGTGAAATAGCCTGTAGGTGGCATAGTTCCTTCTTCTGCATATGGTTCCACAGAGCCATCAACAAAACTATAATTCTCAGAAGCAGAATTGCTAGGCCATGATGAAAAGAAGGAACCAGCAGAGTAGTCCATCTTTACACCCTTACAAACTGACTTCACAGCCTCTGACCAAAAATATTATGGATAAAGCGTCTTCTAGGTACTGAAAGAACCCAAAACTGATGATCCTGTCATTCTTCCCTGAGAAGAGAATATAATTAACTTGATTCTTAAAATGAAATTTTTGATGAGCTGGATGTTCTTATTGTATAAAGCTGTACCCTCGATGCTGAAAGAACTTCAGAAGCAATTTTTTagaacaaaccctgcacaacaaagtAAACAGTTGTCAAATATTCGGAAATTGCATTAATGTGAACAAAATGCCCGTATGAACCAAAAATCTTAGGATGTGTTTGGTTGGGGGAGCTGGGTCGACTCGCGTCGGGTCGCACCGGTTCGCCTGCTGTTTGGTTCGCGAGCGGTAGGGGGCGGAGCGGCCAGGGAGGGAATATACCCCAAATATGCTGTACGGggcgaatcggcaaaatcagtggaATCACGCGGCCCGCGAGTGGACTCGCTCAATCGCCCCGTCCGCTCACCCCTCGAGTCCTCGACCCAGCGC contains the following coding sequences:
- the LOC124685212 gene encoding uncharacterized protein LOC124685212; its protein translation is MDYSAGSFFSSWPSNSASENYSFVDGSVEPYAEEGTMPPTGYFTARSDHNLKFDEQDKNTTIFTNGCLQYSTQTDLLPGENLSEDKPPNSLVELQQHQNNGSLQSNLIPPGILQCNPTPGPFDPQLDTPGLLELPHALSSSIESNESEISAFLADVQPVSSASTLCSTYQNVSSYMEPANLEAFSYQGAQNAAMFNTGYSNGNLPVSDKATMASLHDSKGFTSGSISSLAMAQQSHLATGGLKAEQQEQYAMCNIHPPSFVSGSPMAVTEPQGALIPSKITSMVHNNKSEYPVPLSRSSDAQHQANSAHGNSASAKPRARARRGQATDPHSIAERLRREKISERMKNLQDLVPNSNKADKSSMLDEIIDYVKFLQLQVKVLSMSRLGAPGAVLPLLADSQTEGRSNSPLLDIADPEESLVFEQEVIKLMETSITKAMQYLQNKGLCLMPIALASAISTQKGTSGAAIPPER